The window GCTCTTCAACTATTTCAGAAATCATACGTTCGTTTACCAAACAGTATGTGGTAGAATTTCCATTGTTTTCAACGATTTCGACAATTGGTTCAAAGGCACATTCTCCCATGCAACCCACTTGTGTAATGATTATATTTTTTAGTCCTCTTAATCTAATTTCCTTTTCAAACCCAATTAATACTGGCCTTGCCCCCGCGGCAATCCCACAGGTACCCATACCGATTTGAATTCTAATTCCTCCAGATTGATAGAACATATTCCTGTTTTTTACAGCTTGGTCTTTTAGTTTTTTTAAATCTTCAAGTGATTTCATCTTATTCCCCCCCATAGATATTTAGTAAGGATTTCTTTAATATTTGAATGAATATACTCATTTTATTTCATTCCTTTTAAAACTTCTTTTGCTTTTTGAACAGAACCGTTTCCATAAACAATTTCATTTACTGTAAAGACTGGAGCTAATCCACAAGCACCAATGCATCTAGTTGCTTGTAATGTAAACTCACCATCATGAGATGTCTCACCAATTTTAATTTTTAAGTCATCAGAAAATGCATCAAGAATTCCTTGAGATCCTCTAACGTAACACGCCGTCCCTAAACAAACGCTAATGATGGTTTTCCCTTTTGGTTCAATTGAGAATTGACCATAAAAGGTCACAACTCCATTGATTTTTGAAATACTTTCATTTAACTCTTTTGAAATAATTTTTTGGATGTGCAAGGGAATGCAACCAAATATTTTTTGTGCTTCATGTAGTGTAGGCATTAATGGACCCGGCTTTTTCTTATTCTCTTCCATTATTGCATACAATCTTGCAAGCTTTTCTTCAGTAATCTGAATTTTTGCTCCCACTTCTTTAATCTCCCTTCACTAAGATATTTCAGCATATGTATTATAACACTTCTCTTATCAGAATAAAATAAAAATAAGCGTATAAAACGCTTACTTTTTTTTGTATATTAAAAACCAGACAAGATTTGAACATATAGCGATAAATGATAGCGCTATCCCGGTAATTGCTGCTTTATTTTCTTCCCAAAACCCTATTTCAGGTGGATTGGTAGCAATTGGAGCTTCATAATAATAATCAGAAGATCTGTCTTTCACTAATACTTGTACTGTTTTTGAGAAGATAAGCCCATCATCAGATTTATAATCAAGTGATAATTGATACATGCCAGGAGTTGATGCGTGAGCTGTATAAGAATCATACTGAATAACAACTTCGTAATTTAATAATGCATTTAATTCTTTGGACTGAATGAATAAATTGGTTAAATCGGATAACTCAAGTATTGTATCAGAATAAACTTGAATAACAGAAAAATCAAAATAGACAGCAGGTCCAATTTCATCAACAACTGTAATAGACACAATTTGTTCTGTTATATTCCCACTTGAATCTTCCACTTTAAAAACCATTTGATAATTCCCTAATAGTTGATAATTACTAAAATAATTTTCGGATATTAGAACTATTTCTAAATCTTCAGAATTATCATAATTATCGCTAATGCTTAACCCTTGTAAAATATCTTCTAGGTACAACCTAGTATCATATCCAACAATAATCGAAGTTATTCCCGAAAATATAGGAAATTCATTGTCAATCACATCAATAAAAACTGTATAATATTCCGTATTTCCCGATGAATCGCTTACCTGAAAGATTAAATTATAATTTCCAATTTCAAAATTACTGCTAGAATAATTATCTTCTGTCAATACAATGTTTGTAGTTATATCCCCATCATAATTATCGCTTGCATGTATTAGAGAAACGATTTCTGATATAGTCAAACTATTTGGAAACGCTACTTCAATTGTCTCTATATCAGAAAATACTGGTTTAAGAATATCTACTACTTCTACAGAAATGTCGATTTGAGTGGAGTTCCCACTTAAATCTGACACTTCAAATGTGATAACGTAAGTTCCAAGAACAGATTTGTTTATTTCATAATCATCACTAATAATAACAATTCTGTTTGAAACATCTCCATCAATATCATCATATGCTTGTAAAGCTGATAAAATTTCAAGCGAAGTAATGGGTGAATGAACATAGGAAAGAACAATCCCAAAAATTTCAAAACACGGGGCTTCTGTATCCATAATCGTTCCTTCAGAATATGACTCAAATCCATCAAAGGAAGAACCTTCCTCTAATATGACTTCATCAAACCCAGAAGACATAAAATAATCATTTATATTGTAAAAACTAAGAAAAGCATAATTGGTATTTGTTGGCGTTTTAAACAGATAGCTCATTGTATTTTCGTTTCCAACGAAACTAAAATCTCCCGCCAATACAGCACTACTTTCAAGCAACATCTCGTCATCATAATACAAAATCTCAAATAAAACATCTTCATTTACGAGTTGATTAAAATAGGTTTGTGAAACAGTCATAATATAATCTGTATATGGTTTTATCAAAAAAGTCCCATCAGTCGAATAAAATGGCCCATCAAATTCAAACAAATCAACTGTTAAATAATTATCACCTCCAGGCAAATAGTTTAACGTTTGTGCACACACTTCAGATTTAAAAGAAAAAAGTATAATTAAAATACTTAAAACAA is drawn from Bacillota bacterium and contains these coding sequences:
- a CDS encoding (2Fe-2S) ferredoxin domain-containing protein, giving the protein MKSLEDLKKLKDQAVKNRNMFYQSGGIRIQIGMGTCGIAAGARPVLIGFEKEIRLRGLKNIIITQVGCMGECAFEPIVEIVENNGNSTTYCLVNERMISEIVEEHLMGGKKLDRYLLSSVKR
- a CDS encoding NAD(P)H-dependent oxidoreductase subunit E; translated protein: MEENKKKPGPLMPTLHEAQKIFGCIPLHIQKIISKELNESISKINGVVTFYGQFSIEPKGKTIISVCLGTACYVRGSQGILDAFSDDLKIKIGETSHDGEFTLQATRCIGACGLAPVFTVNEIVYGNGSVQKAKEVLKGMK
- a CDS encoding DUF5011 domain-containing protein, which codes for MKKLGVFVLSILIILFSFKSEVCAQTLNYLPGGDNYLTVDLFEFDGPFYSTDGTFLIKPYTDYIMTVSQTYFNQLVNEDVLFEILYYDDEMLLESSAVLAGDFSFVGNENTMSYLFKTPTNTNYAFLSFYNINDYFMSSGFDEVILEEGSSFDGFESYSEGTIMDTEAPCFEIFGIVLSYVHSPITSLEILSALQAYDDIDGDVSNRIVIISDDYEINKSVLGTYVITFEVSDLSGNSTQIDISVEVVDILKPVFSDIETIEVAFPNSLTISEIVSLIHASDNYDGDITTNIVLTEDNYSSSNFEIGNYNLIFQVSDSSGNTEYYTVFIDVIDNEFPIFSGITSIIVGYDTRLYLEDILQGLSISDNYDNSEDLEIVLISENYFSNYQLLGNYQMVFKVEDSSGNITEQIVSITVVDEIGPAVYFDFSVIQVYSDTILELSDLTNLFIQSKELNALLNYEVVIQYDSYTAHASTPGMYQLSLDYKSDDGLIFSKTVQVLVKDRSSDYYYEAPIATNPPEIGFWEENKAAITGIALSFIAICSNLVWFLIYKKK